A region from the Kineothrix sp. IPX-CK genome encodes:
- a CDS encoding energy-coupling factor transporter transmembrane component T — translation MAKEMMQSSQKRGGSVLDPRTKMLLVVTSASVLIGGGSDGAMNVIKPVLTAVPLLLFLCSGKWKAAVIYTTVYIFAFAGEKLLVPVTTGFVNFIVVACCGMFSRFMPGIAMGSYLVNTTTVSEFMAAMERMKLPQKLSIPLSVMFRFFPTVVEEYGAIGDAMRMRGIRFGGGKPAKMLEYRMVPLMISCVKIGEELSAAALTRGLGAPIGRTNICKIGFKGYDAAAMLICAVGVIALLFEKVT, via the coding sequence ATGGCGAAGGAGATGATGCAAAGCTCACAAAAAAGAGGCGGATCAGTGCTGGATCCGCGCACAAAAATGCTCTTGGTAGTGACAAGCGCCTCCGTGCTCATAGGAGGAGGAAGCGACGGCGCGATGAACGTAATAAAGCCGGTGCTTACCGCAGTTCCGCTTCTCTTATTTCTGTGTTCAGGGAAGTGGAAAGCCGCAGTTATCTATACGACGGTATACATATTCGCTTTTGCAGGAGAAAAACTTTTAGTCCCGGTGACCACCGGATTTGTGAACTTTATCGTAGTAGCTTGCTGCGGCATGTTCTCCCGGTTTATGCCGGGAATCGCCATGGGCAGCTATCTTGTAAACACAACCACGGTAAGTGAATTCATGGCGGCAATGGAGCGGATGAAGCTTCCCCAGAAGCTGTCTATTCCGCTGTCCGTCATGTTCCGCTTTTTTCCTACGGTTGTAGAAGAGTATGGGGCAATTGGCGATGCCATGCGTATGCGGGGAATCCGCTTCGGAGGCGGTAAGCCTGCCAAAATGCTGGAATACCGCATGGTTCCGTTGATGATCTCCTGTGTGAAGATCGGAGAAGAATTATCGGCTGCAGCTTTGACCAGAGGTTTGGGAGCGCCGATAGGACGTACTAATATATGCAAAATCGGCTTCAAGGGATATGACGCTGCAGCAATGCTGATTTGTGCTGTCGGCGTGATTGCTTTGCTTTTTGAAAAAGTAACGTAG
- a CDS encoding energy-coupling factor ABC transporter ATP-binding protein, whose translation MIEFNDIRFFYAGENGTSGLKRIDLHIRKGEAVLLCGESGCGKTTLTRLVNGLIPHYYEGTLAGEIRVCGESIPDTPLYDLAKTVGSVFQNPRSQFFNVDTTSELAFGCENLGMSESEVLKRIAQAADELSLKPLLDRSIFKLSGGEKQKIACGCVSALGPDIIVLDEPTSNLDMRSVKDLQGIIAGWKAEGKTILIAEHRLYFMQGIADRVLYMKDGEICEEYTGEEFYNMQPSFFRERGLRISALTKLKAGGAYAVSEKKWLTVKNLRFSYSREERLLDISSAKLPENGVIAVIGHNGAGKTTFVRSLCGLLKKDKSILEYQGGIFKARKRLDSCYMVMQDVNHQLFTESVLDEVLMSMEKEDEKAAEGILEDLDLLPYKQTHPMALSGGQKQRIAIASALASKRSIIVFDEPTSGLDLRHMEEVAESIRNLQTQGKTVFIVTHDPELILSCATHILHIEKGQLRDNYPLDEAGRAKMMGFFTEDLPGKEVCYGF comes from the coding sequence ATGATAGAATTTAATGACATCCGTTTTTTTTATGCCGGTGAAAATGGTACTTCAGGGTTAAAACGAATCGATTTACATATCAGGAAGGGCGAAGCTGTTCTCTTGTGCGGTGAATCCGGCTGTGGAAAAACGACTTTGACCAGATTGGTAAATGGTCTGATTCCCCACTATTATGAGGGAACTCTTGCCGGAGAGATAAGAGTCTGCGGAGAGAGCATACCTGATACTCCGCTGTATGATTTGGCGAAAACGGTAGGCTCTGTCTTTCAGAATCCGCGTTCCCAGTTTTTCAATGTAGACACCACCAGCGAGCTGGCCTTCGGCTGTGAGAATCTCGGTATGAGTGAGAGTGAGGTGCTAAAGCGTATTGCACAAGCTGCGGACGAGCTTTCTCTTAAGCCGCTGTTAGATCGAAGTATTTTTAAGCTTTCCGGCGGAGAGAAACAGAAAATTGCCTGCGGCTGCGTCAGTGCACTGGGGCCGGATATCATCGTGCTGGACGAGCCCACCTCTAATCTGGACATGCGAAGCGTGAAGGATCTTCAGGGCATTATCGCCGGATGGAAGGCAGAGGGAAAGACAATACTGATTGCCGAGCATCGCCTTTATTTTATGCAGGGAATCGCGGATAGGGTGCTCTATATGAAAGATGGTGAAATCTGCGAAGAATACACAGGAGAAGAATTCTATAATATGCAGCCCTCCTTCTTTCGTGAGAGAGGGCTTAGGATATCTGCGCTTACAAAGCTAAAGGCCGGCGGTGCATACGCTGTGTCCGAAAAGAAATGGCTGACTGTTAAAAACCTTAGGTTTTCTTATTCCAGGGAGGAACGGCTTCTGGATATTTCTTCCGCCAAGCTGCCGGAAAACGGAGTTATTGCCGTAATCGGTCATAACGGGGCGGGGAAAACCACATTTGTGAGAAGCCTATGCGGACTTTTGAAAAAAGATAAAAGTATACTTGAATACCAGGGCGGTATATTCAAGGCGAGAAAACGCCTCGATTCATGCTATATGGTCATGCAGGATGTGAACCACCAGCTTTTTACCGAAAGTGTGCTGGATGAAGTTCTGATGTCTATGGAAAAGGAAGATGAGAAGGCAGCAGAGGGAATTTTAGAAGACCTGGATTTGCTGCCCTATAAGCAGACACATCCCATGGCGTTGTCCGGAGGTCAAAAGCAGCGAATTGCCATCGCTTCGGCGTTGGCATCCAAACGCAGTATTATCGTATTTGACGAGCCTACCAGCGGTCTGGATCTGAGGCATATGGAGGAGGTGGCAGAAAGTATCAGAAATCTGCAAACGCAAGGTAAAACTGTTTTTATCGTCACTCATGATCCTGAACTGATCCTTTCCTGCGCCACACATATACTGCATATCGAAAAAGGGCAGTTAAGGGATAATTACCCTCTCGATGAGGCGGGGCGGGCAAAGATGATGGGATTTTTTACCGAAGACTTGCCGGGAAAAGAGGTGTGTTATGGTTTTTGA
- a CDS encoding MptD family putative ECF transporter S component, which yields MKQKIQAKDLINVGIFTAIMFVVSMAVAMLGYIPIFIPLLSVLVPLIGGIPFMLFLTKVKKFGLVTIMAALIGIIIGLMGMGVWVIFTAPLFGVLADLVFKSGGYVSVKKSILGYGIFSMWVIGNFIPIVITRSNYYEMLISGYGQEYADTLMGYMPDWSLLPLLVACFVSGLLGALLGRSLLKKHFIRAGIA from the coding sequence ATGAAGCAAAAGATACAAGCAAAGGATTTAATTAACGTTGGAATCTTTACGGCCATTATGTTTGTCGTTTCCATGGCGGTAGCGATGCTTGGCTATATTCCGATTTTTATCCCGCTTTTATCGGTATTAGTTCCGTTGATCGGAGGAATCCCGTTCATGCTTTTTCTTACGAAAGTAAAGAAGTTCGGACTGGTCACCATTATGGCGGCATTGATCGGAATTATCATAGGACTGATGGGGATGGGAGTATGGGTGATTTTCACGGCACCTCTGTTCGGCGTTCTTGCGGATCTGGTATTTAAATCCGGCGGATATGTAAGTGTTAAGAAGAGCATTTTAGGGTATGGTATATTTTCCATGTGGGTAATCGGCAACTTTATTCCCATTGTCATAACCCGCAGTAACTACTATGAGATGTTGATTTCAGGATACGGTCAGGAGTATGCGGATACTCTTATGGGCTACATGCCGGACTGGAGTCTCTTGCCGCTGCTCGTTGCCTGCTTTGTCTCGGGATTGTTAGGAGCACTTTTAGGCAGATCGCTTTTGAAAAAGCATTTTATCAGAGCAGGAATTGCGTAA
- a CDS encoding heavy-metal-associated domain-containing protein yields the protein MIGITIKIEGMQCGMCEAHLNDAVRGAFPVKKVTSSHGKGRMVILTEQDINEEKLKSVIENTGYQAVAVDKAPYEKKGIFSALRK from the coding sequence ATGATTGGAATTACAATTAAAATAGAGGGCATGCAGTGTGGCATGTGTGAAGCTCACTTAAACGATGCGGTAAGAGGAGCTTTTCCTGTAAAAAAGGTTACTTCCTCCCATGGAAAAGGACGCATGGTCATTCTCACGGAGCAGGATATCAACGAAGAAAAGCTGAAAAGCGTGATAGAGAATACCGGCTATCAGGCGGTGGCTGTGGATAAGGCGCCTTATGAAAAAAAAGGGATTTTTTCTGCGTTACGCAAGTAA